One window of Equus quagga isolate Etosha38 chromosome 4, UCLA_HA_Equagga_1.0, whole genome shotgun sequence genomic DNA carries:
- the ARHGAP31 gene encoding rho GTPase-activating protein 31: MKNKGAKQKLKRKGAASAFGCDLTEYLESSGQDVPYVLKSCAEFIETHGIVDGIYRLSGVTSNIQRLRQEFGSDQCPDLTREVYLQDIHCVGSLCKLYFRELPNPLLTYELYEKFTEAVSHCPEEGQLARIQNVIQELPPSHYRTLEYLIRHLAHIASFSSKTNMHARNLALVWAPNLLRSKEIEATGCNGDAAFLAVRVQQVVIEFILNHVDQIFNNGAPSSLENDENRPIMKSQTLPALSPPMKLVSLEEAQARSLATNHPARKERRENSLPEIVPPMGTLFHTVLELPDNKRKLSSKSKKWKSIFNLGRSGSDSKSKLSRNGSVFVRGQRLSVEKATIRPAKSMDSLCSVPVEGKETKGNFNRTVTTGGFFIPAAKMHSTSTGSSCDLSKQEGEWGQEGMPAGAEGGFDVSSDRSQLQGAQARPPPEQLKVFRPIEDPEGEQTAPKMLGMFYTSNDSPSKSVFTSSLFQMEPSPRHQRKALNISEPFAVSVPLRVSAVISTNSTPCRTPPKELQSLSSLEEFSFQGSESGGWPEEEKPPGAETSTASGAKKAALEDAKPGPEAVRTVECSKGPSLEPGAQLEEKKISEVALGSQHSSELEKRLDRGKAVEESQEAGQVESSALQESPRARAEAVFLHEMDEDDLANALIWPEIQQELKIIESEEELSSLPPPALKISATQPILEFSPAPCASLEPPGSASCGSAPAPVSAPLEEWTRDPTNQSTPGASTAANREKSEASSSLHGSEPEKGQRPDPSSLVPLEIVPFEAASPQARVEVGGPGNLSPVLPPAPPPPTPMEEAPRVQLLEGGPEREGSSRNLKTNADTDQLKSKGSPGIPSLCQEDEAAPGQREKQNSKDAAPEGKGSGFPSPTREVEISPQGEVDVAHSVQEPSDCDEDDTVTDNAQHGLEMVEPWEEPQWVTSPLHSPTLKDVQEAQMQGSQGLRLEKRLSHRPSLRQSHSLDSKTTVKSQWTLEGPSSSSCANLEAEGNSDPLQPLSPRREITGWDEKALSSFRELSCPKGTEALPNQKGPGGLQPKPAETSPVSLAEGKEQGTPLEHCNPQIEQGSVPGPQRSQENSPSVQDSTSPGEHPPKLPLKTTECGPPKGKNRPSSLNLDSAIPITDLFRFENVASSGSPGMQLSEPGDPKFTWMTSSHCKVDPWRVCSQDPQDPDIVAHALTGRRNSAPVSVSAVRTSFMVKMCQARAVPVIPPKIQYTQIPQPLPSQSSGENGTQPVERSQEEPNSTGGTSQKTAKGDSLSLESPKEEKPKQDTGAIESLAVDATASRMCEGPTLSPEPGLANLLSTQDAVVQCRKRTSETEPSGDNLLSSKIERPSGGSKPFHRSRPGRPQSLILFSPPFPIMDHPPPSSTVTDSKVLLSPIRSPTQTVSPGLLCGELAENTWITPEGVTLRNKMTIPKNGQRLETSTSCFYQPQRRSVILDGRSGRQIE, translated from the exons GAGGCGGTGTCGCATTGCCCAGAAGAAGGCCAACTGGCCCGAATCCAAAATGTTATCCAGGAGCTTCCCCCATCCCATTATAG GACCTTGGAATACCTGATTCGACACCTGGCCCACATTGCCTCCTTCAGCAGCAAGACCAACATGCATGCCAGGAACCTGGCCCTGGTGTGGGCACCAAACCTTCTCAG GTCCAAAGAAATCGAAGCCACTGGTTGCAATGGAGACGCAGCCTTCCTGGCAGTCCGGGTCCAGCAGGTGGTGATTGAGTTCATATTGAATCATGTGGACCAAATCTTTAACAATGGTGCACCCAGCTCTCTGGAGAATGACG aaAACCGGCCCATCATGAAGAGCCAGACCTTGCCAGCCCTCTCTCCGCCCATGAAGTTGGTGAGCCTGGAGGAAGCTCAGGCTCGGAGCCTGGCTACTAACCATCCCGCtcggaaggaaaggagagagaatagcCTGCCTGAGATTGTCCCTCCCATGGGCACCCTCTTCCACACCGTCCTTGAGTTACCAGACAACAA AAGAAAGCTCTCCAGTAAATCGAAGAAGTGGAAATCAATCTTTAACCTGGGCCGTTCCGGATCCGACTCCAAGTCAAAGCTGAGTAGGAATGGGAGTGTGTTCGTGAGAGGACAGAGGCTCTCAG tggAAAAGGCTACTATCCGCCCAGCTAAAAGCATGGACTCGCTGTGCTCAGTGCCTGTGGAAG ggaaagaaaccaaaggaaatttCAATCGAACAGTCACCACCGGTGGATTTTTCATTCCAGCAGCGAAAATGCACTCAACCAGCACGGGCAGCTCCTGTGACCTCAGCAAACAGGAGGGCGAATGGGGCCAGGAGGGTATGCCGGCAGGGGCGGAGGGGGGCTTCGACGTGAGCAGTGACCGGAGCCAACTCCAGGGCGCTCAGGCCCGGCCGCCCCCTGAGCAGCTGAAGGTGTTCCGGCCCATCGAGGATCCCGAGGGCGAGCAGACGGCCCCCAAGATGCTAGGCATGTTCTACACCTCGAACGACAGCCCCAGCAAGTCCGTCTTCACCAGCAGCCTCTTCCAGATGGAGCCCTCGCCCCGGCACCAGCGCAAGGCCCTGAACATCTCCGAGCCCTTTGCCGTGTCCGTGCCTCTCCGTGTGTCAGCCGTCATCAGCACCAACAGCACCCCATGCAGGACACCCCCCAAGGAGCTGCAGTCTCTTTCCAGCCTGGAAGAGTTTTCTTTCCAGGGGTCAGAGAGTGGAGGTTGGCCTGAAGAGGAGAAACCACCGGGAGCTGAGACTTCTACAg CTTCTGGAGCTAAGAAGGCGGCTCTTGAGGATGCCAAGCCAGGACCTGAAGCAGTGAGGACAGTGGAATGCAGCAAAGGCCCTTCCCTGGAGCCAGGTGCCCAactggaggagaagaaaatctcGGAAGTCGCCCTGGGCTCTCAACATTCAAGTGAATTAGAGAAGAGGCTGGATCGAGGGAAGGCAGTGGAGGAGAGTCAAGAGGCTGGCCAGGTGGAGTCCAGTGCTCTGCAGGAGAGCCCCAGGGCCAGAGCCGAAGCAGTGTTTCTCCATGAGATG GATGAAGATGATCTGGCCAACGCCCTGATCTGGCCGGAGATTCAACAGGAACTGAAAATTATTGAATCTGAGGAGGAACTCTCCTCGTTGCCACCGCCGGCCCTAAAGATCAGCGCCACTCAGCCAATTCTGGAGTTCAGTCCGGCGCCCTGTGCTTCCTTGGAGCCTCCTGGGAGCGCGTCTTGTGGCTCGGCCCCAGCTCCAGTCTCCGCCCCCCTGGAGGAGTGGACTAGGGATCCAACCAATCAGAGCACACCGGGGGCCTCCACAGCAGCCAATAGAGAAAAATCCGAGGCAAGCAGCAGCCTGCATGGATCTGAGCCCGAGAAGGGCCAGCGGCCAGACCCCAGCAGCCTAGTTCCTCTGGAAATAGTGCCGTTTGAGGCGGCTTCTCCACAAGcgagggtggaggtgggaggtcCAGGGAATCTGTCTCCTGTGCTCCCGCCTGCTcctccccccccaaccccaatGGAGGAGGCGCCTCGAGTCCAGCTGTTGGAGGGCGGCCCTGAGAGAGAAGGCTCATCCAGGAATTTGAAGACAAATGCAGATACAGACCAGCTGAAGTCCAAAGGCAGCCCTGGGATCCCCAGTCTCTGTCAGGAAGACGAGGCTGctccaggacaaagggaaaagCAAAATTCAAAGGATGCTGCTCCTGAGGGGAAAGGCTCTGGTTTTCCAAGCCCCACAAGGGAGGTTGAGATCTCCCCACAAGGAGAGGTGGATGTAGCCCATTCAGTACAGGAGCCCTCGGACTGTGACGAAGACGACACTGTGACGGACAATGCGCAGCATGGCCTGGAGATGGTGGAACCCTGGGAGGAGCCCCAGTGGGTGACGAGTCCTCTTCATTCCCCTACCCTGAAAGATGTGCAAGAGGCCCAGATGCAGGGCTCCCAGGGCCTGCGACTGGAGAAGAGGCTTTCCCACAGGCCCAGCCTTCGCCAGAGCCATTCTCTAGATAGCAAAACCACAGTTAAGAGCCAGTGGACTCTCGAGGGTCCCTCCTCCAGCAGCTGTGCTAACCTTGAAGCAGAGGGGAATTCTGACCCTCTGCAGCCCCTGTCACCCAGGAGAGAGATTACTGGATGGGATGAGAAAGCCCTGAGTTCCTTCAGAGAGTTGTCTTGCCCTAAAGGGACAGAGGCTCTTCCCAACCAGAAGGGACCAGGTGGTTTGCAGCCCAAACCAGCAGAAACCAGCCCTGTCAGCCTAGCAGAGGGAAAGGAACAGGGGACACCCCTGGAGCACTGCAACCCTCAGATTGAGCAAGGCAGTGTTCCTGGGCCGCAGAGAAGCCAGGAGAATTCACCTAGCGTGCAGGACAGCACCTCACCTGGAGAGCATCCCCCGAAGCTACCGCTAAAGACCACTGAGTGCGGGCccccaaaagggaaaaataggcCTTCTTCCCTCAACTTGGACTCTGCCATTCCCATCACTGACCTCTTCCGGTTTGAGAATGTGGCCTCATCTGGTTCACCTGGAATGCAGCTCTCTGAGCCAGGAGACCCGAAGTTCACGTGGATGACCTCATCTCACTGTAAAGTAGACCCCTGGAGGGTTTGCTCCCAGGACCCTCAGGACCCGGACATTGTTGCTCACGCCCTGACAGGCCGCCGAAACTCAGCTCCCGTGAGTGTGTCAGCTGTGAGAACCTCCTTCATGGTCAAAATGTGCCAGGCCAGGGCAGTCCCAGTCATCCCACCCAAGATTCAGTACACACAGatcccacagcccctgccctctcagAGCTCAGGGGAGAATGGGACTCAGCCTGTGGAAAGGAGCCAAGAGGAACCCAACTCAACTGGTGGGACCTCTCAGAAAACTGCCAAAGGTGATTCTCTCTCCTTGGAAAGcccaaaggaagagaaaccaaaGCAAGATACAGGAGCCATTGAGTCCTTGGCAGTGGATGCCACTGCATCTCGCATGTGTGAGGGACCCACCCTTTCTCCAGAACCAGGTTTAGCTAACCTGCTCTCCACCCAGGATGCAGTAGTGCAATGCAGAAAGCGCACATCAGAGACAGAGCCATCGGGGGACAACCTGCTTTCTTCAAAAATAGAGCGACCATCAGGGGGTTCTAAGCCTTTCCACAGGTCAAGGCCAGGAAGACCTCAGAGCCTAATCTTATTCAGTCCTCCTTTCCCCATTATGGACCACCCGCCCCCATCATCCACAGTGACAGATTCCAAGGTCCTGCTGTCCCCTATTAGAAGTCCCACCCAGACAGTTTCTCCTGGCCTTCTTTGTGGGGAGTTGGCAGAAAACACGTGGATCACACCAGAAGGGGTTACACTTAGGAATAAAATGACCATCCCTAAGAATGGCCAGAGACTAGAGACCTCAACCAGCTGTTTTTACCAGCCCCAGCGGAGATCAGTGATTCTGGATGGAAGAAGTGGGAGGCAAATAGAATGA